The following proteins are co-located in the Legionella busanensis genome:
- a CDS encoding DUF3757 domain-containing protein, producing MKRVILCKVLLMNLFCPLTFAATCPDPLTSSLRWGEIPKPWEENPFSEHKPQGDDNTQFLRANILVAGAYSRGVACFYKNSLGNYSIWWPALVKIPARVDYRWIETLGGYVCTESLDNCQFYPAN from the coding sequence ATGAAAAGAGTAATTCTTTGTAAAGTTTTACTGATGAATCTATTTTGCCCTTTAACATTTGCTGCGACTTGCCCTGATCCACTGACAAGCTCACTAAGATGGGGTGAAATACCTAAACCTTGGGAGGAAAATCCTTTTTCTGAGCATAAACCACAAGGGGATGATAATACACAGTTTCTTCGGGCTAATATTTTAGTTGCAGGTGCTTATAGCCGTGGCGTGGCTTGTTTTTATAAAAATAGTTTAGGTAATTATTCTATCTGGTGGCCTGCTTTAGTAAAAATTCCGGCGCGTGTTGATTATCGTTGGATTGAGACATTGGGCGGCTATGTTTGTACGGAATCTTTAGATAATTGTCAATTTTATCCTGCAAATTAG
- a CDS encoding DUF5617 domain-containing protein has protein sequence MSIIITVLGSHEKKKDTQNLKSQKAALLKKILGWTSDEYTPPKAPKFHYLLQQTLWDVPDNFFNRKIYTKGVTVFYCIDEEAEERPIATDIKEIHAQSPAKIILVGADKEKLEKLRRMSTTPIIEPPSQSNKKVGVRIHQTVSDVISASDSIANILDTIKTSKPEDKTNYYSKKYLELWNKGTENHTDKDTADYYAALKLLKDYCKSDSTDSTAIAYVKLAFTCHLGRTHHSTVRGLVREEFSKSSEKTVEHLLNTLKDKLKSEAINSEGSLATRIKFIQDMTNLNVFDFSNDNQKKNDLNKGLQK, from the coding sequence ATGTCTATTATCATAACAGTTTTAGGAAGCCATGAGAAAAAAAAGGATACTCAAAATTTAAAAAGCCAAAAAGCCGCCCTTCTAAAAAAAATTTTAGGATGGACGAGTGATGAATATACGCCCCCTAAGGCGCCTAAATTCCATTATCTACTCCAGCAAACGCTTTGGGACGTACCAGATAATTTCTTTAATCGTAAAATTTATACTAAAGGTGTTACTGTTTTTTATTGTATTGATGAAGAAGCCGAAGAAAGGCCAATTGCTACAGATATTAAGGAAATTCATGCTCAATCACCAGCTAAAATCATTTTAGTTGGGGCTGATAAAGAAAAATTAGAAAAATTACGAAGAATGTCAACAACACCTATCATAGAACCACCCTCTCAGTCAAATAAAAAAGTTGGCGTCAGAATTCATCAAACAGTGAGTGACGTTATATCTGCTTCTGATTCCATAGCCAATATATTAGATACAATTAAAACCTCAAAGCCTGAAGATAAAACAAATTATTACTCAAAAAAATACCTAGAGTTATGGAATAAAGGGACTGAAAATCATACTGACAAGGATACAGCCGATTATTACGCTGCTTTAAAACTATTAAAAGATTATTGTAAATCCGATTCGACAGACTCTACTGCTATTGCCTATGTTAAATTAGCTTTTACATGTCATCTAGGGCGGACTCACCACTCTACAGTACGGGGATTGGTAAGAGAAGAGTTTAGTAAATCTTCGGAGAAAACTGTTGAACACCTTTTAAATACCTTAAAAGATAAGCTAAAAAGTGAAGCTATTAACTCTGAAGGTAGTTTGGCAACACGAATAAAATTTATCCAAGATATGACTAATTTAAACGTCTTTGATTTTTCTAATGATAACCAAAAAAAGAATGATTTGAACAAGGGCTTACAGAAGTAG
- a CDS encoding Rab family GTPase has translation MVGIKVCIVGEAQNGKSYLADRLFETTERQFNSRHPQPTNGISQLTKTVKKANILHKYLIYDPSGAPIYSELKQNIINNETFDVFIYCVDISKPLSKIEQINKAARICSDLNDIRRNAPTSSHTKFILVGTKCDTKDAKQNGLYLSNLAQEQSCEFISDSSKNKSMSGIDTLNNLLFVLAESKANKEVEKKTSASENRVISLGSCSGSYPSSYIKIWTKIPNTYKMEINTEVRSPKGVRFSSAPIKEELVYNKLNYYCALALLEDYCKIEEKDYTRSPLSVSIHSWFRLARTCHLRRTHVREVRDFLLRERELTNNNDQCKDADALLKRLNSEVKNIKSVGSSLKRRIYFIKERISPRANGNLGIPPAQI, from the coding sequence ATGGTAGGCATTAAGGTATGCATTGTTGGCGAGGCACAAAATGGTAAATCCTACCTAGCTGATCGGTTATTTGAGACCACAGAAAGACAATTTAACTCCCGGCATCCCCAGCCCACTAATGGAATAAGTCAACTGACTAAAACTGTTAAAAAAGCTAATATCTTACATAAATATTTAATATATGATCCAAGTGGCGCTCCAATATATAGTGAACTTAAGCAGAACATTATAAACAATGAGACTTTTGATGTCTTTATATATTGTGTTGATATTTCAAAGCCTTTAAGTAAAATAGAACAAATTAATAAAGCCGCCCGTATTTGTAGCGACTTAAATGATATAAGGCGCAACGCCCCTACGTCTTCGCATACCAAATTTATATTAGTAGGCACTAAGTGCGATACAAAAGATGCGAAACAAAATGGACTTTATCTCAGCAATTTAGCTCAAGAACAATCGTGCGAATTTATCTCCGATTCTTCGAAAAATAAAAGCATGAGTGGTATCGATACTTTAAATAACTTACTGTTTGTTTTAGCGGAAAGTAAGGCTAATAAAGAAGTCGAAAAGAAAACATCAGCGTCAGAAAATAGGGTTATCTCCCTAGGTTCTTGTTCGGGGTCTTATCCCTCCAGCTATATCAAAATTTGGACAAAAATACCAAATACTTATAAAATGGAAATTAATACCGAAGTTAGGTCTCCAAAGGGTGTCCGCTTTTCATCAGCTCCAATTAAAGAAGAATTGGTTTATAACAAGTTAAATTATTATTGCGCTTTAGCATTACTTGAAGATTATTGTAAGATAGAGGAAAAGGATTATACAAGAAGTCCTTTAAGTGTATCCATACATTCCTGGTTTAGACTTGCTAGAACATGTCACTTACGGCGCACTCATGTTAGAGAAGTACGCGATTTCTTGTTAAGGGAGCGGGAACTAACTAACAATAACGATCAATGTAAAGATGCAGATGCTCTTCTGAAGCGCTTAAATTCTGAAGTAAAAAATATTAAATCTGTTGGAAGTAGTTTAAAAAGACGTATTTATTTTATAAAGGAGAGAATCAGTCCACGAGCAAATGGCAATTTAGGTATCCCTCCAGCGCAAATCTAA
- a CDS encoding chloride channel protein, protein MAISLRNSLTYKLNTYLNLKLFSLAALGGIGVGCVVSLIRTLVGHIQIFLFGVNVNAQSAANVSWERIVTVTTIGGLVLGFFLLLIGRYGRLTPVDPIEANAVEGGKMSFLDSLSFVGLSIVSISIGGSVGFEAAMTQLGAGTLSAIGQRLKLERQELRLLVSCGTGAGIAAIFGAPLAGTFYALELVVGGYATRALMPTLLASALSSFMVYMFLGYEPLFKAHITEHLTLWHFPLAIFIGFMSAIIGIIVMRGTTSFESILKRLHIPAFLKPAIGGFILGLIALIMPQVMGPGHYAINEMLAGSKILSITILMLLAKVAASIVCVGSGFRGGLFSASLLLGAILGCIIHYLIVLPIFGTTIPLDLTVVAGMSGVAASIIGTPSAIILLVLETANLNLGVFSTVVSVIVASLLTRYLFGYSFSTWRFHIRGSDITGPQDIGRLKALTFNDLPLIKLPSTGANTPITEAAAIANRAQVNYLAITDSKGNFLGLTDQQILATEIGKPVSLSLYNLVEKNIPCVYQNESIVNYVDSIKENKIKRLAVIDEHNHFIGLVSEVSILRRYLIEVLAVQEAELEQFNQKL, encoded by the coding sequence ATGGCAATTTCTTTACGAAATAGCTTAACTTACAAACTTAATACTTATCTTAATTTAAAATTATTTAGCTTAGCAGCCTTAGGTGGAATTGGCGTAGGCTGCGTTGTTTCTCTTATTCGGACCTTAGTTGGGCATATTCAAATTTTTCTATTTGGGGTTAATGTCAATGCGCAAAGCGCCGCGAATGTTTCTTGGGAAAGAATTGTAACTGTTACTACGATTGGTGGTTTAGTTTTAGGTTTTTTTCTGCTTTTAATTGGCCGCTATGGGCGACTAACACCCGTTGATCCAATTGAGGCGAATGCCGTTGAAGGCGGCAAAATGTCTTTCCTAGATTCACTTTCTTTTGTCGGGTTATCTATTGTATCCATTTCTATAGGAGGTTCTGTTGGTTTTGAAGCAGCAATGACACAATTAGGCGCAGGTACTTTAAGCGCCATAGGCCAGCGTTTAAAATTAGAACGTCAGGAATTACGCTTGCTGGTTTCTTGTGGCACAGGCGCAGGGATTGCTGCTATTTTTGGCGCTCCTCTAGCTGGCACTTTCTATGCATTAGAATTAGTAGTGGGTGGGTATGCTACCCGTGCATTAATGCCAACATTATTAGCTAGTGCCCTTAGTAGTTTTATGGTTTATATGTTTCTTGGTTATGAGCCACTGTTTAAGGCACATATTACCGAACATCTTACACTTTGGCACTTTCCATTAGCTATTTTTATAGGTTTTATGTCAGCTATTATTGGTATTATCGTCATGCGAGGTACCACAAGCTTTGAATCAATATTAAAACGATTACATATCCCTGCCTTCTTAAAACCAGCAATTGGTGGATTTATATTAGGTTTAATTGCGCTTATTATGCCTCAAGTGATGGGCCCAGGGCATTATGCTATTAATGAAATGCTGGCTGGCTCAAAAATATTAAGTATCACTATCTTAATGCTTTTAGCTAAAGTTGCTGCTTCTATTGTTTGTGTAGGCTCAGGATTTCGAGGCGGGTTATTTTCTGCTTCCCTCCTTCTAGGCGCTATTTTAGGATGTATTATTCATTACCTTATTGTTTTACCTATTTTTGGTACTACTATACCGCTTGATCTTACAGTTGTAGCTGGTATGTCTGGAGTAGCGGCATCTATTATTGGTACGCCCTCAGCTATCATCCTTTTGGTGTTAGAGACAGCGAATCTAAATTTAGGCGTCTTTTCAACTGTGGTTTCTGTTATTGTAGCAAGTTTATTAACTCGCTATCTTTTTGGTTATTCGTTTTCTACTTGGCGTTTTCATATTCGAGGCTCTGATATCACAGGCCCTCAAGACATTGGTAGACTTAAAGCACTTACATTTAACGACTTACCTTTAATCAAGCTACCTTCTACAGGCGCTAATACCCCTATTACTGAGGCAGCCGCAATTGCAAATCGGGCACAAGTTAATTACTTAGCTATCACGGACAGTAAAGGAAATTTTCTAGGGCTTACTGATCAACAAATATTAGCTACTGAAATAGGAAAACCAGTTTCTTTATCACTTTATAATCTAGTTGAAAAAAATATTCCCTGTGTATATCAAAACGAGTCTATTGTTAACTATGTTGATTCTATTAAAGAAAATAAAATAAAACGACTAGCCGTGATTGATGAGCATAACCATTTCATTGGACTTGTTTCCGAAGTATCTATTTTACGGCGATATTTAATTGAGGTTTTAGCAGTACAGGAAGCTGAATTAGAACAGTTCAATCAAAAGCTTTGA
- a CDS encoding response regulator produces the protein MSSKINLVNQDDVSVLQQYYQSIINSLPNLIYILDKDCTLVGCNNNVLTLLGLTDLSELEESFYQRLISFAEWSEERAQMLKRDDINALLSDMASDSIEENPVLNHAGNATYYLATRVPLFKKASQVEGLLVILVDITEKKLLTEQLELIKQQLQQYNAKPNPVSLTTHLKETKKDRPKVLLVEDNAIAQKAGQALLMQFDCKVEVAPSEGEVAKLFKPGKYDIVLMDISLEDTSGYVMAKRIRQMEKDTSFHVPIIALTGYQADVVKFDCDDYYMEGAITKPLTGEQVKQIIQHYIYNIDIPVSGLKSIKSEHENN, from the coding sequence ATGTCTAGTAAGATAAATCTAGTAAATCAGGATGATGTTTCTGTGCTTCAGCAATATTATCAAAGTATCATTAATTCTTTACCTAATCTCATTTATATTCTTGATAAGGATTGTACGTTAGTAGGTTGTAATAATAATGTATTGACCTTGCTTGGGCTTACTGACTTATCTGAACTAGAGGAGAGCTTTTACCAACGGCTAATAAGTTTTGCCGAATGGTCAGAAGAGCGAGCACAAATGCTTAAGCGAGATGATATTAATGCATTGCTATCTGATATGGCCAGCGATTCTATTGAGGAAAATCCAGTGCTCAATCACGCAGGAAATGCTACCTATTATCTTGCTACTCGGGTCCCTCTTTTTAAAAAAGCCAGCCAAGTTGAAGGATTACTTGTGATTTTAGTAGATATTACCGAGAAAAAGTTATTAACAGAACAACTTGAACTTATTAAACAGCAATTGCAGCAATATAATGCTAAGCCTAACCCAGTTTCTTTAACAACTCACCTTAAAGAAACAAAAAAAGATAGGCCTAAAGTTTTATTAGTAGAAGATAATGCTATTGCCCAAAAAGCAGGCCAAGCATTACTTATGCAATTTGACTGTAAAGTTGAGGTTGCTCCTTCAGAAGGTGAGGTTGCTAAGTTATTTAAGCCTGGTAAATATGATATCGTTTTAATGGATATTAGTCTTGAAGATACGTCAGGTTATGTCATGGCAAAAAGAATCCGTCAAATGGAGAAAGATACTTCATTTCATGTTCCTATTATTGCACTTACAGGCTATCAGGCTGATGTCGTTAAGTTTGACTGTGATGATTATTATATGGAAGGCGCGATCACTAAACCTTTAACAGGTGAACAGGTAAAACAAATCATTCAACATTACATTTATAACATTGATATACCTGTTAGCGGTTTAAAAAGTATTAAATCAGAGCATGAGAATAATTAA
- a CDS encoding heavy metal-binding domain-containing protein — MTVTTGLSGNELFCLAQKGFLPGNIVVGNSVHSLGIIGSVGSNLKAILGGELTQVTRLIEEGRETALKRMFKEAETHNASGITGVTSQLILHGSNLEFLSIGSVIKSNNSGLKLFSTSADGQELYAQLDAGYQPICFALGNVAYSMGVGRGIIGSIKTLRRGEITEYSNIFNDTRHLALKRIKAHALANHANAILGIQTTILPFSGVNEMLMIGTASKAPFLVGKGVDDVITSDMTNIEMWNMASLGYMPMQLLLGTSVYSLGLVGGITAAIKSFARGELTELSRLIYDARENSLGIINDAAKAIGADDVVGVKTYVYQLGNGLVEFLAIGTAVKKSSSVQPQSSQLPPQAIVVDKDTYYNLVSDYGLNVNINEGSKPINKNVSSSVGAVILLIVLFVFAIYHIIKAFFN; from the coding sequence ATGACAGTGACAACAGGCTTATCAGGAAATGAGCTTTTTTGCCTAGCTCAAAAAGGGTTCTTACCGGGTAATATTGTTGTTGGTAATAGTGTGCATAGTCTCGGAATCATTGGCAGTGTGGGTTCAAATTTAAAAGCTATACTGGGCGGTGAATTAACTCAGGTGACTCGCTTAATTGAAGAAGGACGAGAAACAGCGCTTAAGCGAATGTTTAAAGAGGCTGAGACCCATAACGCTTCGGGTATTACAGGTGTAACTAGTCAGTTAATATTGCATGGTTCAAATTTAGAATTTTTATCGATTGGCTCTGTTATCAAATCTAACAATTCTGGTTTAAAATTATTTTCAACCTCCGCTGATGGGCAAGAGCTGTATGCCCAGCTTGATGCAGGTTATCAACCTATTTGTTTTGCACTAGGTAATGTTGCTTACTCAATGGGTGTAGGCCGAGGAATTATTGGTAGTATAAAGACTCTTAGAAGAGGAGAGATAACCGAGTATTCAAATATTTTTAATGATACTCGCCATTTAGCTTTAAAACGGATTAAAGCTCATGCGTTGGCAAATCATGCAAATGCTATACTCGGTATTCAAACAACTATTCTACCTTTTAGTGGGGTTAATGAAATGCTAATGATTGGTACTGCTTCAAAAGCCCCTTTTTTAGTTGGAAAAGGGGTCGATGATGTAATTACCAGTGATATGACCAATATAGAAATGTGGAATATGGCATCATTAGGCTATATGCCTATGCAATTATTATTAGGCACCTCTGTTTATTCTTTAGGGTTAGTTGGCGGTATTACTGCAGCAATTAAATCCTTTGCTCGTGGAGAATTAACTGAGTTGTCACGATTAATTTATGATGCTCGAGAAAATTCATTAGGTATTATTAATGATGCCGCAAAAGCAATTGGTGCTGATGATGTTGTTGGCGTTAAAACCTATGTTTATCAGTTAGGTAATGGTTTAGTTGAATTTTTAGCTATCGGAACAGCCGTTAAAAAATCCTCTTCTGTGCAGCCACAATCCTCGCAACTGCCACCTCAAGCTATCGTTGTGGATAAAGACACCTATTACAATTTAGTAAGTGACTATGGTTTAAATGTTAATATTAATGAAGGTAGTAAGCCTATAAATAAAAACGTTAGTTCTTCAGTAGGAGCAGTAATTTTATTAATCGTTTTGTTTGTTTTCGCGATTTATCATATTATAAAAGCCTTTTTTAATTAA